Below is a window of Candidatus Caldatribacterium sp. DNA.
CCGTGGGAGCGGATGACCCGGAATGGGATCTTACCGTCCTGAAGCACGCCGGGAAGGTCATCGACTTCATCTCCATCCACCAGTACCACGGCTCTCCGGACTACTACGAAACTGTCGCCGCAGCGTACTACGTAGAGGAACGTCTAAAGCTTCTCGCAAGCCTCATCAAAAGCACCCGTATGGACCACGTGAAAATTGCCTTCGACGAATGGAACATCTGGTACCAGGTGGACCACGAGAAGGAAATGGAAGAAAAGGGTGCTGTGTACCTTGAAGAACCCTACGCCCTGAAGGATGCCCTCTTTGCTGCAGGGATTTTCCTTGTGCTCCACCGCTTGAGCGATGTTGTCGGCATGGCCAACCTTGCCCAGATGGTGAACGTCCTGGGAATGATCAAGACCAAAAAGGACGCCATGGTGCTCACCCCTATTTACCATGTGTTCGATCTCTTCGTGAACCACACGGGACTCGTGCGCTTGGGGTGCGAAGTATGCACCGAGTACTACTCCATCCGGGCAAAGAGCTTCCTTGAGGGCCGGAATTCCTTTGCCGTGGAGCGGGTGCCGTACTTCGATGCCTCGGCTACTTACGATGCCGCTCGCAGCGTCCTGAGTATAGCCATGGTGAACTTCCACAAAGACGAGGAGTGCAAAGTAACCCTCGACCTTTCGGATCTCCCCGTGGGGAAGGAGGCCACCCTTTCTGTTCTCACCGGAGATATTGCTGCCGAGAACGACTTCACCCATCCGGACCGAATTACTCCTGTATCCTCGAAGTTCTCCCTTTCCTCCCCCCTTTCTCTTCCTCCCCATACCCTTGGGGTGGTTGAGGTTCCTCTTGAAAAGCCGCTTTCTTAACCTTACGTGGGGTGGGTTCCTTTGAGGGAGCCTACCTTCATACTTTCTTCAAACTTTCTTCACATTTCTGTCCCCAAAGGGGTATATAATGGGTGCGAGGTGATACATGTGGGTCTTGTCTTCACACCTCTTTGGGGATGCCGGTACATCTATATGCCCCACGGATGGTTCATGTGGGGAGGAGGAATTCTCATGGCCCTCTTTGTGATTCTCTTTTTCGTGCTCCTCTTTCTTGCCCTTGCCCCACGGAGGAGGTACTGGTACTACTGGGGCTTCCACGAGGAAGACCCTCTTGAGAT
It encodes the following:
- a CDS encoding alpha-N-arabinofuranosidase, with the translated sequence MDCCVRVWGTKVGTISPLIYGHFIEHLGRCIYGGVFDEDSPLADASGFRRDVLEAVRRIKCPVLRWPGGNFASAYHWEDGIGPKEERPQLLNYIWGGLESNRFGTDEFIEYCRRIGAEPYLTVSLGTGTLDEALHWLEYCNLDTPTKYAMLRKKFGHPKPYRVKYWGVGNEVYGPWQVGHCSAQEYAEKLRQYATFMKTVDPSIKVIAVGADDPEWDLTVLKHAGKVIDFISIHQYHGSPDYYETVAAAYYVEERLKLLASLIKSTRMDHVKIAFDEWNIWYQVDHEKEMEEKGAVYLEEPYALKDALFAAGIFLVLHRLSDVVGMANLAQMVNVLGMIKTKKDAMVLTPIYHVFDLFVNHTGLVRLGCEVCTEYYSIRAKSFLEGRNSFAVERVPYFDASATYDAARSVLSIAMVNFHKDEECKVTLDLSDLPVGKEATLSVLTGDIAAENDFTHPDRITPVSSKFSLSSPLSLPPHTLGVVEVPLEKPLS
- a CDS encoding SHOCT domain-containing protein; translated protein: MPHGWFMWGGGILMALFVILFFVLLFLALAPRRRYWYYWGFHEEDPLEILKRRYARGEITKEEYERMREDLKR